The following are from one region of the Salvia splendens isolate huo1 chromosome 2, SspV2, whole genome shotgun sequence genome:
- the LOC121793027 gene encoding SWI/SNF complex component SNF12 homolog has protein sequence MAANNNNLQKNIGGSSPFGNSMPVNPSLQQQLGSGFPGQFQFSEAQAQALAQAQSKAQVQAQVQAHAHAQMMAAHAHLQAQLQAAQGLAFNQAHPGGMGSLGSQSPSLSGAGSMGAKRFPQKPPVRPPSFVTSNVASPLRPMDASAAARRKKQKLPEKQLHERVAAILPESALYTQLLEFESRVDAALTRKKIDIQDALKTPTYLQKTLRIYVFNTFANQIRTIPKKPNAEPPTWTLKIIGRILEEGMDADQAAMMQKANPSYPKFSTFFKRVTITLDQKIYPDNHLIIWDSARSPAPHEGFEVKRKGDQEFTASIRLEMNYMPEKFKLSAPLTELLGIEVDTRSRIMAAIWHYVKARKLQCPDDPSSFNCDPPLQRVFGEGKVKFTAVTQKITPHLFPPQPIHLEHRIKLSGNSPVGTACYDVLVDVPFPIQRELNALLANTEKTKEIDACDEAICAAIRKIHEHRRRRAFFLGFSQSPVEFINALVDSQNKDLKLVSGEGSRNAEKERRSEFYNQPWVEDAVIRYLNRKLPADASGHT, from the exons ATGGCCGCGAATAACAACAATCTTCAAAAGAACATTGGGGGTTCGTCTCCTTTTGGGAATTCTATGCCTGTGAATCCATCACTGCAGCAGCAATTGGGGTCTGGTTTCCCAGGCCAGTTTCAGTTTTCCGAAGCTCAGGCTCAAGCGCTTGCTCAGGCTCAGTCGAAGGCACAGGTGCAAGCTCAGGTGCAGGCTCATGCCCATGCTCAAATGATGGCAGCTCACGCGCACCTGCAAGCTCAGTTACAAGCTGCTCAGGGGCTTGCTTTCAACCAGGCACATCCTGGAGGAATGGGGAGTTTGGGTTCACAATCTCCTTCTCTTTCAGGAGCTGGAAGCATGGGAGCCAAACGCTTCCCGCAAAAACCACCTGTTCGTCCACCGAGCTTTGTAACATCCAACGTGGCCTCTCCATTGCGGCCAATGGATGCCTCAGCTGCTGCTCGTAGGAAAAAGCAGAAGCTCCCAGAGAAACAGTTACACGAAAGAGTCGCAGCTATTTTGCCAGAGTCAGCTCTTTACACTCAGCTCCTTGAGTTTGAGTCTCGAGTAGATGCTGCCTTGACAAGGAAGAAAATTGATATCCAAGATGCCCTAAAAACACCAACTTACCTTCAGAAAACCCTCCGTATATATGTCTTCAACACTTTTGCTAATCAGATCCGCACCATTCCTAAGAAACCAAATGCGGAGCCACCTACATGGACTCTTAAGATCATAGGGAGGATTTTGGAGGAGGGAATGGACGCCGACCAGGCAGCAATGATGCAGAAAGCAAACCCTTCGTATCCAAAGTTCTCCACATTTTTCAAGAGAGTTACCATCACCCTCGACCAGAAAATATACCCTGATAACCATTTAATTATATGGGATAGTGCTCGTTCACCTGCTCCTCACGAAGGTTTTGAGGTCAAGAGGAAAGGAGACCAAGAATTTACTGCAAGCATAAGACTAGAAATGAATTATATGCCCGAGAAGTTTAAACTTTCAGCACCTTTGACAGAGCTTTTAGGTATTGAGGTTGATACTCGTTCCAGAATTATGGCTGCAATATGGCATTATGTTAAGGCTCGAAAGTTGCAGTGCCCAGATGACCCCTCTTCTTTCAACTGTGATCCGCCACTTCAAAGAGTCTTTGGGGAAGGCAAAGTCAAGTTCACAGCAGTCACACAAAAAATTACGCCCCATCTGTTTCCTCCACAGCCCATACATCTGGAGCATAGGATAAAACTTTCAGGTAATAGTCCTGTCGGAACTGCATGTTATGATGTATTGGTCGATGTACCCTTCCCGATACAGAGAGAATTGAATGCTTTGTTGGCCAATACTGAAAAGACAAAAGAGATAGATGCTTGTGACGAAGCAATTTGTGCTGCAATAAGAAAGATCCATGAGCACCGAAGGAGAAGGGCATTCTTCCTTGGATTTAGTCAGTCGCCTGTAGAGTTTATTAATGCTCTTGTAGATTCTCAAAACAAGGATCTGAAGCTTGTGTCTGGAGAAGGTAGTCGCAATGCAGAAAAAGAGCGCCGTTCAGAATTCTACAACCAACCATG GGTTGAAGATGCTGTCATTCGCTACCTCAACCGAAAGTTACCAGCAGATGCCTCTGGCCACACCTAG
- the LOC121767595 gene encoding ATPase family AAA domain-containing protein FIGL1-like, translating to MAGNATMAAAEASKPKVDGDSEACWRKEVDQNLKRLQSLLFGADVALEKGDFGSAQALSLALIGFLDSHSRSSVDEAFIRPIRREAVSRLGSARTASLPDSDRQAFAQAGKYIGPIFRNKAGIDLEKIKQSRYFRSLSQESCERTAYGLRKESNKQEGVKASKTLVQSKLTSLYGNGYKETNPNLMKDKYSEDCVVIEKNYSSHNYRQNHSMSPITIAEDGEGAYGVNFRTKRLHRESSSPRIENVKSPSCEEADVDAPGKGFVTARAKLEMEARQNRGLNGSPSASISPQTDSGTQRGYGARSYNYTRRGVRGNFVPPIRSNGNNTGHTTLRNAGKNEDALDDSTKRCMELLCGPDGQLPEKLRNLEPRLIEHVSNEIMDRDPNVRWEDIAGLDHAKKCVTEMVIWPLLRPDLFKGCRSPGRGLLLFGPPGTGKTMIGKAIAGEAKATFFYISASSLTSKWIGEGEKLVRALFGVASCRQPAVIFVDEIDSLLSQRKSEGEHESSRRLKTQFLIEMEGFDSGSEQILLIGATNRPQELDEAARRRLTKRLYIPLPTTEARSWIIKNILEKDGLFNLSNEDTDTICRLTEGYSGSDMKNLVKDASMGPLREALKQGIEITKLKKEDMRPVNLQDFEKALQEVRPSVSLNELGTYVKWNEQFGSLSL from the exons ATGGCGGGGAATGCGACGATGGCTGCCGCGGAGGCGTCGAAGCCGAAGGTGGACGGCGACTCGGAGGCGTGCTGGAGGAAAGAAGTCGATCAGAACCTCAAGCGGCTGCAATCGCTTCTTTTTGGCGCGGACGTGGCTCTGGAGAAGGGAGATTTTGGCTCGGCGCAAGCGCTGTCCCTCGCGCTCATCGGCTTCCTCGACTCTCACTCGCGAAGTTCGGTAGATGAGGCATTCATCCGACCTATCCGCCGCGAAGCCGTATCCAGGCTCGGCTCGGCTCGCACAGCCTCCCTTCCCGATTCTGATCG CCAAGCATTTGCGCAAGCAGGCAAATATATAGGCCCTATATTTCGAAATAAGGCTGGTATTGACTTAGAGAAGATCAAGCAGTCGAGGTATTTCCGGTCACTTTCTCAAGAGTCATGTGAAAGAACTGCGTATGGATTG AGAAAAGAATCTAATAAGCAGGAAGGTGTGAAAGCCTCAAAAACTCTTGTACAGTCAAAACTGACTTCCTTGTATGGAAATGGTTACAAAGAAACTAATCCAAATTTAATGAAAGATAAGTACTCTGAGGATTGTGTTgttattgaaaaaaattattcaagtcACAACTATCGGCAGAACCATTCTATGTCTCCCATCACTATAGCAGAGGATGGGGAAGGAGCTTATGGGGTTAATTTTAGGACCAAACGCTTACATCGGGAAAGTAGTAGTCCTAGAATTGAAAATGTAAAATCCCCGTCATGTGAAGAAGCTGATGTTGATGCTCCTGGTAAAGGATTTGTCACTGCTAGAGCAAAACTG GAAATGGAGGCTAGGCAAAACAGAGGCTTAAATGGATCCCCAAGTGCATCCATCTCACCCCAAACTGATTCTGGAACTCAGAGAGGCTATGGAGCCAGATCTTACAATTATACCAGACGTGGTGTCAGGGGTAATTTTGTTCCTCCCATCAGGTCAAATGGGAATAACACTGGCCATACGACTTTGCGAAATGCTGGGAAGAATGAAGATGCATTAGACGACTCAACGAAAAGATG TATGGAGTTACTTTGTGGCCCTGATGGTCAGCTTCCTGAAAAGTTAAGAAATTTAGAACCTCGGCTTATTGAGCATGTCAGCAACGAGATCATGGATAGGGATCCTAATGTTCGTTGGGAAGACATTG CTGGTTTGGATCATGCAAAGAAATGTGTAACTGAGATGGTGATATGGCCTCTGCTGCGTCCTGATTTATTTAAAGGTTGTCGTTCTCCAGGTCGTGGTCTTCTCCTTTTCGGACCTCCT GGAACTGGTAAAACTATGATAGGAAAAGCAATAGCTGGAGAGGCTAAAGCCACCTTTTTCTACATATCAGCCAGTTCATTGACGAGCAAATGG ATAGGCGAGGGTGAGAAACTTGTAAGAGCACTTTTTGGTGTTGCTAGCTGCCGCCAGCCTGCTGTGATATTTGTGGATGAAATTGACTCTCTTCTATCTCAG CGTAAATCAGAAGGCGAACACGAATCCAGTAGGCGATTGAAAACACAGTTCCTCATTGAAATGGAAGGCTTTGACAGTGGCAGCGAACAAATTCTATTAATAG GTGCAACTAATAGACCTCAAGAACTCGATGAGGCTGCGAGACGGCGACTGACAAAGAGACTGTATATTCCACTCCCCACTACAG AAGCAAGATCCTGGATCATAAAGAACATACTTGAGAAAGATGGACTGTTCAACCTATCAAATGAAGACACTGATACTATCTGCAGATTAACTGAAG GCTACTCAGGATCCGATATGAAGAACCTGGTGAAAGATGCCTCCATGGGTCCGCTTAGAGAGGCTCTTAAACAGGGTATCGAAATCACGAAGCTGAAAAAAGAAGATATGAGGCCAGTAAATCTTCAG gacTTTGAGAAGGCGTTGCAAGAAGTGAGGCCATCAGTCTCACTCAATGAACTCGGAACTTATGTGAAGTGGAATGAGCAGTTTGGCAGCTTGTCGCTTTAG
- the LOC121767601 gene encoding protein SMG9-like, with the protein MAGSSGGNPNTAPKILLAKPGLVAAGKFNRGGGGAADEDAAALRSRLPSVGSLNLLSDSWDFQIDRFLPFLTDNTEFTVVGVIGPPGVGKSTILNEIYGFDSSSPGMLPPFGMESEETRVMARHSTVGIEPRVSSERIILLDTQPVFSPSVLAEMIRPDGSSTISVITGESLSAELAHEMMSIQLGVLLASVCHIIIVVSEGVHDASMWRLMMTVNLLKHGIPDPSSTTLSHPQSSDKEAANKPLMESGDEYMAAPIFVHTRVRDHDNTPQNSQALRKALAHCFGTSPSVSEGQDAARGAQDKKLFLVPAKGKDGSSRPLYESYASALWKVRDQVLSMTTQSFSRTVSEREWLKNSGKVWELIKNSPTIADYCATLQTSGLYRK; encoded by the exons ATGGCGGGAAGCAGCGGCGGGAACCCTAACACAGCCCCTAAGATACTGCTAGCAAAGCCCGGCCTTGTCGCCGCCGGAAAATTCAATCGAGGCGGCGGAGGCGCCGCTGACGAGGACGCCGCGGCGCTCCGCTCTCGCCTCCCCTCCGTTGGGTCTCTGAATCTCCTCTCAGATTCCTGGGATTTTCAGATTGATCGATTTTTACCG TTTTTGACGGACAACACTGAGTTTACCGTGGTGGGTGTGATTGGGCCACCGGGTGTGGGGAAATCAACCATTTTGAATGAAATTTATGGCTTTGATTCTTCCTCGCCAG GTATGCTGCCTCCTTTTGGCATGGAATCAGAGGAAACAAGGGTGATGGCTAGGCATTCGACAGTAGGAATCGAGCCCAGGGTCTCCTCCGAAAGGATCATACTTCTCGATACACAG CCTGTATTTAGTCCCTCGGTTTTAGCAGAGATGATTAGGCCCGATGGGTCATCAACAATCTCAGTAATAACTGGTGAATCATTATCTGCAGAGCTAGCTCATGAGATGATGAGCATACAG CTTGGCGTTCTGCTTGCATCTGTTTGTCATATTATCATCGTGGTATCCGAGGGAGTTCACGATGCCAGCATGTGGCGCTTGATGATGACG GTGAATCTATTAAAACACGGCATACCCGATCCGTCTTCCACGACACTGTCTCATCCACAGAGCTCCGACAAAGAAGCTGCTAACAAGCCTCTGATGGAGAGCGGAGACGAGTACATGGCTGCTCCCATTTTTGTGCACACGAGGGTCCGCGACCATGACAACACTCCACAGAACTCTCAGGCGCTGCGGAAAGCCCTCGCACACTGCTTTGGCACGTCCCCGTCTGTGAGTGAAGGCCAAGATGCCGCGAGAGGTGCTCAGGACAAGAAACTGTTTCTTGTCCCGGCCAAGGGTAAAGATGGCTCGTCTAGGCCGCTCTACGAAAGCTATGCATCTGCCCTTTGGAAAGTGAGGGATCAG GTGTTGTCGATGACCACGCAGTCGTTTTCACGGACGGTTTCGGAGCGTGAGTGGCTGAAGAACTCCGGCAAGGTATGGGAGCTGATCAAGAATTCTCCAACTATTGCAGATTATTGCGCTACGCTTCAAACATCTGGTTTATATAGGAAATAG